The following proteins come from a genomic window of Acidimicrobiia bacterium:
- a CDS encoding TlpA family protein disulfide reductase: MPSSSRLPWPLLVLSTVLALLAAVGTYQLLDRDAPPEPTATAENKISLTPDVPINPDDATFTTFDDQTVSFASVYGAPTVVNFFASTCAPCITEMPIFEQVHQELGDSVTFLGLAVADASPEDAQELVTQTGVSYRTGQDRDGSVIGALGGSRLPTTVLLDRDGTIVDVITGEVTAAELRALIADKLGVPG; encoded by the coding sequence GTGCCGTCCTCCTCGCGATTGCCCTGGCCGCTCCTGGTCCTATCCACGGTGCTGGCTCTCCTCGCGGCCGTAGGCACCTACCAACTCTTGGACCGCGATGCCCCCCCCGAGCCCACCGCCACCGCCGAGAACAAGATCTCCCTTACCCCCGATGTGCCCATCAACCCCGATGACGCCACCTTCACCACCTTCGACGATCAGACCGTGTCCTTCGCATCGGTCTACGGCGCTCCGACGGTGGTGAACTTCTTCGCCTCCACCTGCGCCCCGTGTATCACTGAGATGCCAATCTTCGAGCAAGTGCACCAGGAACTCGGCGATTCCGTTACCTTCCTCGGGCTAGCGGTCGCGGATGCGTCGCCCGAGGATGCCCAGGAACTCGTGACCCAAACCGGTGTGTCGTACCGCACCGGCCAGGATCGCGACGGTTCGGTCATCGGGGCGCTCGGCGGGTCCCGTCTGCCCACCACCGTCTTGCTGGACCGCGACGGCACCATCGTGGATGTCATCACTGGCGAAGTAACCGCGGCAGAACTCCGCGCCCTCATCGCCGACAAGCTCGGCGTGCCGGGATGA
- a CDS encoding WhiB family transcriptional regulator, whose protein sequence is MLPQRYDNTFDGPDNRPEAEDRQWWAQARCNDSAGTMSGLFFSEELHDISTAKRICGQCPVMTQCLAGALDRREPWGVWGGQLLLHGRVLKSKRRRGRPPMLARPEDQFPDIPIPVHLQDRVVYKIA, encoded by the coding sequence ATGTTGCCCCAGCGCTACGACAACACCTTCGACGGTCCTGATAACCGCCCCGAAGCCGAAGATCGCCAGTGGTGGGCCCAAGCCCGCTGCAACGACTCCGCCGGCACCATGAGCGGGCTGTTCTTCAGCGAAGAACTCCACGACATCTCGACCGCCAAGCGGATCTGTGGACAATGCCCCGTGATGACCCAATGCCTCGCCGGGGCGCTCGATCGGCGCGAGCCGTGGGGGGTATGGGGAGGCCAACTGCTCCTGCACGGCAGGGTGCTCAAAAGCAAGCGTCGTCGGGGTCGTCCCCCCATGCTCGCTCGCCCGGAGGACCAGTTCCCAGACATTCCCATCCCGGTCCATCTCCAAGATCGCGTGGTCTACAAGATCGCGTAA
- a CDS encoding MBL fold metallo-hydrolase codes for MADPPITSPRRPTQEQEPASPEITETSPGILRSQLPISLPGLGHVNCYFLEDDRGVTVIDPGMPGPTSWRALVHRLKQAGYRPKHVHTVVVTHSHPDHFGGAGRLRDVYGAEVITHRSFRTWFDPAQDEASTEPADAASSAGPWNHELPWRNGATFRPPMPRRVNIGLYRMALKRFMRTPAPTRRVDDAEVITLGRRPWVSLHTPGHTSDHLCLFDPVAGIVISGDHVLPTITPHISGLTAGADPLSEFFASLDKVAALDGVQLVLPAHGHPFHDLAGRARDIGSHHQDRLGRLRTIAEELGDASVEAYSHELFKPRSWGQLAESETYAHLEHLRATGEMAIRHHAGALHYHLTEIR; via the coding sequence ATGGCCGACCCACCCATCACTTCCCCGCGTCGGCCCACCCAGGAACAGGAACCGGCGAGCCCGGAGATCACCGAGACGAGCCCGGGCATTCTGCGCTCGCAACTTCCGATTTCCCTGCCCGGCCTCGGACACGTGAACTGCTACTTCCTCGAAGACGACCGCGGGGTCACCGTGATCGATCCAGGGATGCCCGGACCAACGTCGTGGCGGGCACTCGTGCACCGTCTCAAGCAGGCGGGCTACCGCCCCAAGCACGTCCACACGGTGGTGGTGACCCACTCCCATCCGGATCACTTCGGGGGGGCAGGCCGACTACGAGATGTCTACGGCGCCGAAGTAATCACGCACCGCAGTTTTCGCACCTGGTTCGACCCAGCCCAGGACGAAGCCAGTACCGAGCCCGCCGACGCAGCATCCTCGGCCGGACCATGGAATCATGAACTCCCCTGGCGGAACGGCGCTACCTTCCGGCCCCCCATGCCTCGCCGGGTCAATATTGGGCTCTACCGGATGGCGCTCAAACGATTCATGCGCACGCCTGCCCCCACCCGGCGCGTCGACGACGCGGAGGTGATCACCCTGGGTCGTCGCCCCTGGGTGTCGCTGCACACCCCGGGCCACACCAGCGACCACCTCTGCCTCTTCGACCCGGTAGCCGGCATCGTGATCTCCGGCGATCACGTGCTGCCTACGATCACCCCGCACATCTCCGGGCTAACCGCCGGGGCTGACCCGTTGAGCGAATTCTTCGCCTCCCTCGACAAGGTGGCAGCCCTCGACGGGGTGCAACTCGTACTCCCCGCCCACGGCCATCCCTTCCACGACCTCGCCGGCCGGGCGCGCGACATCGGCAGTCATCACCAGGACCGTCTCGGCCGCCTCCGCACCATCGCGGAGGAACTGGGGGATGCCAGCGTGGAGGCCTACTCCCATGAGTTGTTCAAGCCTCGATCCTGGGGGCAACTAGCCGAGAGCGAGACCTACGCCCACCTCGAACACCTCCGCGCCACCGGCGAGATGGCAATCCGCCACCACGCCGGTGCCCTGCATTATCACCTCACCGAAATCCGCTAG
- a CDS encoding oligoribonuclease, producing MDLEMTGLDPARCVIVEIATIVTDDQLEIVAEGPDLVVHQPADAMAGMEQVVLDMHSSSGLLTEIAESTITLEEAGAATLAFIKQHVPEPRTIPLCGNSIGTDRRFLAAYLPEIEEYLHYRSVDVSSIKELTRRWYPGAIDALPRKATAHRALDDIRESIHELRWYRQHVFLPSPSI from the coding sequence ATGGATTTGGAAATGACCGGCCTCGACCCGGCCCGCTGCGTCATCGTGGAGATAGCCACCATCGTGACCGACGATCAACTCGAGATCGTGGCGGAGGGTCCGGACTTAGTGGTGCATCAACCGGCCGACGCGATGGCAGGGATGGAACAAGTCGTGCTGGACATGCATTCCTCCAGCGGCCTGCTCACGGAGATCGCCGAGTCCACCATCACCCTTGAAGAGGCCGGGGCCGCCACGCTCGCCTTCATCAAACAGCACGTGCCCGAGCCCCGCACCATCCCGCTGTGTGGCAACTCGATCGGCACCGATCGACGTTTTCTTGCCGCCTATCTGCCCGAGATCGAGGAGTACCTCCACTACCGATCGGTGGATGTGTCCTCCATCAAAGAACTCACGCGCCGCTGGTATCCGGGCGCCATTGACGCCCTGCCCCGCAAGGCGACCGCCCACCGCGCCCTCGACGACATCCGCGAATCGATCCACGAGTTGCGGTGGTACCGCCAACACGTATTCCTCCCCTCGCCCTCGATCTGA
- a CDS encoding dUTP diphosphatase gives MDGLPVPVVRLDPLLPLPAYAAAGDAGLDLLARADVTLAPAGGRALVPTGIAVALPPGYAGFVQPRSGLALKHGVTCLNTPGLIDSGYRDELKVLLVNLDPFEPFQIHRGDRIAQLVVQAVATVVWERVDVLDGVSRGGGFGSTGV, from the coding sequence ATGGACGGCCTGCCTGTTCCCGTTGTTCGACTCGACCCGTTACTCCCGCTTCCTGCGTACGCCGCGGCGGGAGACGCCGGGTTGGACCTGCTGGCGCGTGCAGATGTGACCCTCGCTCCCGCGGGAGGTCGGGCGCTGGTGCCCACCGGGATAGCGGTGGCCCTGCCGCCGGGGTACGCCGGTTTCGTGCAGCCCCGCAGTGGATTGGCATTGAAGCACGGAGTGACGTGCCTCAATACTCCAGGCCTCATCGACAGCGGCTACCGCGATGAACTCAAGGTGCTGCTGGTGAATCTTGATCCGTTCGAGCCGTTTCAGATCCACCGGGGTGACCGCATTGCGCAACTGGTGGTCCAGGCGGTGGCCACGGTGGTGTGGGAGCGGGTCGACGTTCTTGACGGGGTCAGCCGGGGCGGCGGCTTCGGCTCCACCGGCGTGTGA
- a CDS encoding SDR family oxidoreductase encodes MEGSAMGELVLAGTAGLITGGGSGIGLAAARHLVLDGASVTLAGRNQERLDAAVAELRRDAPMGAEVRSVVCDVAREDDVAGAVAAALSITGALQHCVASAGTGTVAPVVAMPAEEWHRVLDINLHGAFFTLKHAGAAMVRSGGGAFVGLSSIAGPLTHPFMSAYCVSKAGLEALVRNGADELGRANVRVNAVRPSMVATELAAPLEQDPEVLADYLANIPMGRTGTVEDVAPLIRFLCGPESSWITGQCIGVDGGHTLRRGPNVEHWARALYGEEAVDGPGAMGSGET; translated from the coding sequence ATGGAGGGTTCGGCAATGGGAGAACTGGTGCTGGCGGGAACCGCTGGCCTGATCACTGGCGGCGGCAGCGGTATTGGCTTGGCGGCCGCTCGCCACCTCGTGCTTGACGGGGCCTCGGTCACGTTGGCGGGCCGGAACCAGGAACGTCTCGACGCCGCCGTGGCGGAGTTGCGACGCGACGCGCCCATGGGGGCTGAGGTGCGCTCGGTGGTGTGCGATGTGGCTCGGGAAGATGACGTCGCAGGAGCGGTAGCGGCGGCGCTGAGCATCACCGGCGCGCTGCAACATTGTGTGGCCTCCGCCGGCACGGGCACGGTCGCTCCGGTGGTGGCAATGCCCGCCGAGGAGTGGCATCGCGTGCTCGATATCAATCTCCACGGCGCCTTTTTCACACTGAAACATGCCGGGGCGGCCATGGTCCGATCGGGGGGCGGTGCCTTTGTGGGGTTGTCCTCGATCGCTGGTCCGCTCACCCACCCGTTCATGTCGGCCTATTGCGTGTCTAAGGCTGGTTTGGAGGCCCTGGTGCGCAATGGCGCTGACGAGTTGGGACGGGCGAATGTGCGGGTTAACGCCGTGCGGCCGAGCATGGTGGCCACCGAGTTGGCGGCACCGCTCGAGCAAGACCCCGAGGTGCTGGCCGACTATCTCGCCAACATTCCGATGGGTCGCACGGGCACGGTGGAGGACGTTGCCCCGTTGATCCGGTTTCTCTGTGGCCCCGAATCGAGTTGGATCACGGGCCAGTGCATCGGCGTGGATGGCGGCCATACGCTGCGTCGTGGCCCCAACGTGGAGCACTGGGCCCGGGCGTTGTACGGCGAGGAAGCGGTGGACGGCCCGGGGGCGATGGGGTCGGGGGAGACGTGA
- a CDS encoding acyl-ACP desaturase codes for MTSSDALLADLEPTAARLLDRHLATNKEWFPHELVPWGQGRDFEADYQWAPEDAALSPEVRSALFVNLLTEDNLPYYFRTIERMFGGDTAWGTWARRWTAEEGRHSIVIRDYLTVTRSIDPVELERARMAQVSCGEVPEPETVLDGLVYVALQELATRIAHYNTGKLVSDLAGYEVMKKVASDENRHYLFYRDLVTAALELDPSGTVMAIERQVRTFEMPGTGILDFEVHAKAIANAGIYDFAIHHDQILAPVVLRHWAVESLEGLSPEAEQARAALVKRIGRIAMAGRRLAARREEAAELTSA; via the coding sequence ATGACGTCGTCGGATGCCCTACTCGCTGATCTGGAACCCACTGCCGCGCGCCTCTTGGATCGCCATCTGGCCACCAACAAAGAGTGGTTTCCTCACGAACTAGTTCCGTGGGGTCAAGGGAGGGATTTCGAGGCGGACTATCAATGGGCCCCGGAGGACGCCGCGTTGTCCCCTGAGGTTCGAAGTGCGCTCTTCGTGAACCTCCTCACCGAGGACAACCTTCCTTATTACTTCCGCACCATTGAGCGGATGTTTGGAGGCGACACCGCCTGGGGTACTTGGGCACGGCGCTGGACTGCCGAAGAGGGGCGTCACTCCATCGTGATCCGCGACTACCTCACGGTGACGCGCTCCATCGATCCGGTGGAGTTGGAACGAGCCCGCATGGCTCAGGTTTCTTGCGGCGAGGTGCCGGAGCCGGAGACCGTGCTGGATGGCCTTGTCTACGTCGCCCTCCAAGAACTGGCTACCCGCATCGCGCACTACAACACGGGCAAGTTGGTGTCCGACCTCGCCGGGTACGAGGTGATGAAGAAGGTGGCCAGCGATGAGAACCGGCACTATCTCTTCTACCGAGATCTGGTCACCGCGGCATTGGAGCTCGATCCGTCGGGGACGGTGATGGCCATCGAGCGGCAGGTGCGGACGTTCGAGATGCCTGGTACCGGGATCCTTGATTTCGAGGTACACGCCAAAGCGATCGCCAATGCCGGTATCTACGACTTTGCGATTCACCACGACCAGATCTTGGCCCCGGTGGTGCTTCGCCATTGGGCCGTGGAGAGTCTTGAGGGCCTGAGCCCAGAGGCCGAGCAGGCTCGGGCGGCGCTGGTCAAGCGCATCGGTCGCATCGCCATGGCTGGTCGCCGCTTAGCAGCCCGGCGCGAAGAAGCAGCCGAGCTCACCTCCGCGTAA